CGCACATCCTGTTCAGGGTGGCGACCTTTCTAAGGTCTCCGAGCCCTATGTTAGAGCCTAGCATGGCGACATTCTCGTAGTCCAGCTCGCTCTCCCTCCCCTCTGAGTCCATCACAACGTTTCCGCATATCATATTGCAGTTGGGACATCCCCTCTGCTTTACCACCATCTTCTCCATGGTCGTCCCGCTTATGGCATCGGCCTCCTCGAAGACCCCCTCCCTAAAGTTGTAGGTGGGTAGCGTGCTGTTGACCTGGCACCATTCGATCGTGGCCATGGTTCCCTGCCTCCTCCAGAAGTTGTAGTTATCCCTTTTCAGTATCGACTGGTATCCCTCCTGCCCCAGCTCCCTCAGACTCTTCGGGTCGTGGGCCTGGGGCTCCCCGGATCCATTGATGACCAAGGCCTTGAGCTTCTTAGAGCCCATCACAGCCCCCATCCCCGGTCTTCCGCCAGCCCTCCCCTCCTGGGAGACGACTGTGGCGAAGCTCACGAGGTTCTCGCCTGCTGGGCCTATAAGTAGGACTCCCGAGCCCCTCCCATGGGCATCCTTCAACCCCGCCTCAGCCTTGAAGGAGTCGAGGCCCCAAAGGTCGGAGGCATCCCTCAGCTCAATCCTCTCATCCTCTATCAGGAGATAACTGGGCTTGTCCGCCCTACCCGTTATGATCACCGCGTCGTAGCCGGCCCTCCTCAGGTTGACCGCCGCCGTTGAGCCGAGATTTCCATCCCCATATCCCCCTGTAAGGGGGCTCTTCGATGCAACGACGAGCTTGCCGCTGCTGGGCAGCGCATAACCCGTCAGGGGTCCTGCGGCGAAGATGAGAATGTTCTCGGGGCTTAATGGGTCTGTTCCGGGCCTGAGTTCATCCCATAATAGCTTTACTGCGAAGCCTCTCCCTCCCACAAACCTCTCAGCCAGATCCCTCGGATACTCCTCGACGTTCTTCTTACCCGTTGTCAGGTTGAATCTCAGGAGGCGTCCATTCCAGCCCTTCAAAGGATCCACCGCTTAATAATTCGCTTTGTGGCAATAAGCTTTTTACTCTTCAGGTTTTAACCTGAGGACCTCCTTCACCCTCCCGCGAAGGGTGGGAGAAGGATAACGAGGTCTCCATCCCTAAGCTCCGTCTCGTCACCCTCAAGGGTCTCTATATTCCTCCCATTCAATAGGACAACCAGTGATTCACTCTCCCCTACGAGCTCCTCCTTTAGGAGCCTCTTCTCCAATCTCTCAAATAGTAGCCTCTTTAAAACGCCCATCTTTGCCCCTTCCTCGAGATCGATATTCAACACATCTCCGAGAAGGGGTATCAGACTTCCGAAGACCCTAACGGTGATCCTCATCGCAAAACAGATATATTGAGAGACAAATATAACATTATTTGATCCCTATTAAAAGTTAGAAAAGTGAACTGATTGATTTAGGATTTGCTGAATGTAGTTAAATTTTAGAGGTGAATGTTAAATATCAATGAACGCCACTTATTCTTGATCTGATTGGATGAGTTCAAGCTTCCTTCGGAGGTGGCCGCCGACCTAGTCCTCCTCGGCGGCAAGGTTGTGACAATCGACCCGAAGAATAGGGTGGGGGAGGCCGTCGCCGTCAAGAATGGTAGGATCATCAAGGTGGGCAGTGATGAGGATGTGAAGATGCTAGTAGGCCCATCGACCAAAGTGATCGACTTGAAGGGCAGGCTTGTCCTCCCGGGGTTCATAGACAGTCATGAACACTGTATAACCAGAGGCCTCCAAGCAGACTGGGTAAACTGTTCATCCCCGCCCATGAAGAGCATAGA
This is a stretch of genomic DNA from Candidatus Bathyarchaeota archaeon. It encodes these proteins:
- a CDS encoding MoaD/ThiS family protein, with protein sequence MRITVRVFGSLIPLLGDVLNIDLEEGAKMGVLKRLLFERLEKRLLKEELVGESESLVVLLNGRNIETLEGDETELRDGDLVILLPPFAGG
- a CDS encoding aldehyde ferredoxin oxidoreductase family protein, whose amino-acid sequence is MKGWNGRLLRFNLTTGKKNVEEYPRDLAERFVGGRGFAVKLLWDELRPGTDPLSPENILIFAAGPLTGYALPSSGKLVVASKSPLTGGYGDGNLGSTAAVNLRRAGYDAVIITGRADKPSYLLIEDERIELRDASDLWGLDSFKAEAGLKDAHGRGSGVLLIGPAGENLVSFATVVSQEGRAGGRPGMGAVMGSKKLKALVINGSGEPQAHDPKSLRELGQEGYQSILKRDNYNFWRRQGTMATIEWCQVNSTLPTYNFREGVFEEADAISGTTMEKMVVKQRGCPNCNMICGNVVMDSEGRESELDYENVAMLGSNIGLGDLRKVATLNRMCDELGLDTISAGNTIGFAMESAEKGVLDLDITWGDFEGAKGLIKDIAFRRGVGDLLSLGVKKASERLGGGAQRWAIHVKGLECSAYDCHLVPGMALSFATSPIGAHHKDAWVISWEISTGRRAEYNPEKADKVIEFQRIRGGMFEELVTCRFPWIELGFELEWYTKFFEAATGVKTSLEEMFTLGDRVYALIRAFWVREFGGNWCREQDYPPSRWFDEALKEGPIKGSHLSRENYDRLLQVYYEKRGWDERGIPRKATLQRLGLSEEAEQLERYTSLK